The genomic region TCTTCCACCACGAATAATTACTACTGAGTGTTCTTGTAAATTGTGCCCAATACCTGGGATGTAAGCAGTAACTTCGATTCCATTAGTCAACCTTACACGAGCTACTTTTCGAAGAGCAGAGTTAGGCTTCTTAGGAGTTACTGTCATAACACGTGTACATACACCTCTTTTCTGAGGACAGGCATCAAGTGCACGTGACATTGTCTTTTTAATAGTTCGCTTTCTACCTTGGCGAACTAATTGGTTAATAGTTGGCATTATCTGCTCACTCCTATATTTACTGACACAGTAGAGAACCCAGCATGTTATACCTCAATACCTCGAGGCGATTCCCTAAGGGCCTAATTATCATTAAATTCAAACGAAATAAAAATTAACATAGCACAAAAACAAATTCAAGCCCCTTTTGACGGGGCTTGATACTATTTTATTCTACAGATTCAGGTAATGCTTCCACATCAACGTCATCATGATCATCATATTCACCTTCTTCGTTAGCAACGGCTTCTGCCTTAGCTCGAAGAATCTCTTGTACGTGAGCATCAAGATCTTCTCTTTGGTCATCAAACAGTTTGATCTTACGATATTTTTTCAT from Spirochaeta cellobiosiphila DSM 17781 harbors:
- the rpsL gene encoding 30S ribosomal protein S12 — encoded protein: MPTINQLVRQGRKRTIKKTMSRALDACPQKRGVCTRVMTVTPKKPNSALRKVARVRLTNGIEVTAYIPGIGHNLQEHSVVIIRGGRVKDLPGVRYHIVRGAKDTFGVQDRKQGRSKYGAKRPKA